In the genome of Mucilaginibacter defluvii, one region contains:
- a CDS encoding DNA gyrase/topoisomerase IV subunit A, which produces MSDDLTNDIPANGEEKLNNVISLDGLYENWFLDYASYVILDRAVPHINDGLKPVQRRILHSLKEMDDGRFNKAANVIGHTMKYHPHGDASIGDAMVQIGQKSLLIDTQGNWGDPVTGDSAAAPRYIEARLSKFANEVVFNPDTTNWQASYDGRNKEPLTLPVKFPLLLAQGAEGIAVGLATKVLPHNFVELLDASVEVLRGNRPNLMPDFSTGGMADCSNYNEGQRGGRVRVRARIVERDKKTLAITEIPFSTTTGSLIDSVIAANDKGKIKIKKIEDNTAKDVEIIIHLAPGISPDVTIDALYAFTDCEVSISPNTCVIQDDKPRFVSVNDMLVECTETTKDLLKQELEIRLKELMEKIFFSSLLKIFIQEGMYKHPDYESSTNFEEVVGVLNRLFEPFFPQFYREILPEDYKRLIDKPMSSITRFDVKKTDEQIKNLQDEIKEVKHHLKHLNDYAIAWFEKLKDKYGKDRGRKTELRTFDKVEAAQVALANVKLYVNRVDGFVGSGLKRDDNVELVGECSDIDDIIVFRGDGRFSVVRIQDKVFVGKDIIHVAVFKKNDERTIYNMVYKDGESGVSYVKRFAVTGITRDKEYDLTKGTKGSKSLYFSANPNGEAEVINIQLKPHSKLKKLQFDLDFAEIGIKGRGSMGNIVTKYPVKKITLKSKGVSTLAGRKIWYDEVLKRLNADGRGKYLGEFDGDDRVLTVMSNGVYELTSFDLNNHFDDKMIVIEKYDPEKVYTVVHFEGKAKNYMVKRFVFENTAIGRQTSIISDENGSKLIIISGAAQAVVKVEQLKGKTQIPEVVELNLADLIDVKGMKAMGNRLSAHVVQSVELIAEHDDAADVPDPAPDSVEATEIIQTPEDKTTVDAPPAADAPVNNISEEKPAKKIDLEITNPDDIDMDDKGQLGLF; this is translated from the coding sequence ATGAGTGACGATCTGACTAACGATATACCTGCTAACGGCGAAGAAAAATTAAACAATGTTATCTCACTTGATGGCCTGTACGAAAACTGGTTCCTGGATTACGCCTCATACGTAATACTTGACCGTGCCGTGCCACACATCAATGATGGCTTAAAACCGGTACAACGCCGCATACTGCACTCGTTAAAGGAGATGGACGACGGCCGCTTTAACAAGGCAGCCAACGTTATTGGCCATACCATGAAGTATCACCCGCATGGTGATGCATCCATTGGCGATGCCATGGTACAGATAGGGCAGAAAAGCCTGCTGATAGATACTCAGGGTAACTGGGGCGACCCGGTAACCGGCGACTCGGCAGCGGCCCCGCGTTATATTGAGGCGCGGCTTTCAAAATTTGCTAACGAGGTAGTTTTTAACCCCGATACCACCAACTGGCAAGCAAGTTATGATGGCCGTAACAAGGAACCGCTAACCCTTCCGGTTAAGTTTCCGTTGCTGCTCGCGCAGGGCGCCGAGGGTATTGCCGTGGGCCTAGCCACCAAAGTTTTACCGCATAACTTTGTTGAGCTGCTCGATGCTTCGGTGGAAGTACTGCGTGGGAACCGCCCCAACCTGATGCCCGATTTTAGCACCGGCGGTATGGCCGATTGCTCAAACTACAACGAAGGCCAGCGTGGCGGCCGCGTAAGGGTACGCGCGCGCATAGTTGAGCGTGATAAAAAAACCTTAGCCATTACCGAGATACCCTTCAGCACCACAACCGGCAGTTTGATAGACAGCGTGATTGCGGCCAACGACAAGGGCAAGATCAAGATCAAAAAGATAGAGGACAACACGGCTAAGGATGTGGAGATCATCATTCACCTCGCGCCGGGCATTTCGCCTGATGTTACAATTGATGCCCTTTACGCCTTTACCGATTGCGAAGTATCCATATCGCCTAATACCTGTGTAATTCAGGATGATAAGCCACGCTTTGTTAGTGTGAACGATATGCTGGTGGAATGTACCGAAACCACCAAAGACCTGCTGAAGCAGGAGCTAGAAATACGGCTGAAGGAGCTGATGGAAAAGATATTCTTCAGCTCGCTGCTTAAAATATTTATCCAGGAAGGGATGTACAAGCATCCCGACTACGAAAGCTCAACCAATTTTGAGGAAGTGGTTGGCGTGCTTAACCGCTTGTTCGAACCTTTCTTTCCGCAGTTTTACCGCGAAATACTGCCCGAGGACTACAAGCGCTTGATTGATAAGCCAATGAGCAGCATCACCCGTTTTGATGTTAAAAAGACGGATGAGCAGATCAAGAATCTGCAGGATGAGATTAAGGAAGTAAAACATCACCTTAAACACCTTAATGATTATGCGATAGCCTGGTTTGAAAAGCTGAAGGATAAATACGGTAAAGATCGCGGGCGCAAAACCGAATTACGCACTTTTGATAAAGTAGAGGCCGCACAGGTGGCCCTGGCCAATGTGAAGCTTTATGTAAACCGGGTAGACGGTTTTGTGGGCTCCGGCTTAAAGCGCGACGATAATGTAGAACTGGTTGGCGAATGCTCGGATATTGACGATATTATTGTTTTCCGTGGCGACGGCCGTTTCAGCGTAGTACGCATCCAGGATAAAGTATTTGTGGGTAAGGATATCATCCACGTAGCGGTATTTAAAAAGAACGACGAGCGCACCATCTACAATATGGTATATAAAGATGGCGAAAGCGGAGTAAGCTATGTAAAACGCTTTGCGGTAACCGGCATTACGCGCGATAAGGAGTACGATTTGACCAAGGGCACCAAAGGCTCCAAATCATTATACTTCAGTGCTAACCCGAACGGCGAGGCCGAGGTGATCAACATACAACTGAAACCGCATTCCAAGCTTAAAAAATTACAGTTTGATCTGGATTTTGCGGAGATCGGCATCAAGGGCCGCGGTTCGATGGGTAATATCGTAACCAAATATCCGGTTAAAAAAATCACACTGAAAAGTAAAGGGGTGAGTACGCTTGCCGGCCGTAAAATTTGGTATGATGAGGTGCTTAAACGCCTGAACGCTGATGGGCGCGGTAAGTACCTTGGTGAGTTTGATGGCGACGACCGTGTATTGACTGTAATGAGCAATGGCGTGTACGAGTTAACCAGCTTTGACCTGAATAACCATTTTGATGATAAGATGATCGTTATTGAAAAATACGATCCGGAAAAGGTTTATACTGTAGTGCATTTTGAGGGCAAGGCTAAAAACTATATGGTTAAACGCTTTGTGTTTGAAAATACCGCTATAGGAAGGCAAACCAGTATCATCAGCGATGAAAACGGATCTAAACTCATCATCATCTCCGGCGCTGCACAGGCAGTGGTTAAGGTAGAGCAGCTGAAAGGCAAAACCCAAATACCAGAGGTAGTTGAGCTTAACCTGGCCGACCTGATAGATGTAAAAGGCATGAAAGCGATGGGCAACCGTTTGTCTGCACACGTGGTGCAAAGCGTTGAATTGATTGCCGAGCATGACGATGCCGCCGATGTACCCGATCCGGCACCGGACAGTGTTGAAGCTACCGAGATTATCCAGACGCCTGAAGATAAAACCACGGTTGACGCCCCTCCCGCTGCGGACGCGCCCGTTAATAATATATCTGAAGAAAAACCTGCTAAAAAGATCGATCTGGAAATTACCAACCCGGACGATATAGATATGGACGATAAAGGGCAGTTAGGCCTGTTTTAA
- a CDS encoding GyrI-like domain-containing protein, producing the protein MSKKLIGMYITTSIADNRTGQLWQTFMPRRKEISNALSNHLYSLQVYPAGYFESFDANREFEKWALVEIDTETTVPEAMETFDLPGGLYAAFNYKGSSADTSIFNYIFSEWLPASGYLLDDRPHFEVLGEKYKNNDPESEEEIWIPVKPKPGYDNI; encoded by the coding sequence ATGTCAAAAAAATTGATAGGTATGTATATAACTACCAGCATTGCCGACAACCGAACCGGGCAGTTGTGGCAAACCTTTATGCCGCGACGTAAAGAAATAAGCAATGCATTATCAAATCACCTGTATTCGCTGCAGGTTTATCCCGCAGGTTATTTTGAATCCTTTGATGCAAACAGGGAATTTGAAAAATGGGCCTTGGTAGAGATTGATACAGAAACAACTGTACCGGAAGCCATGGAAACCTTTGATTTGCCGGGTGGACTATATGCCGCGTTCAATTACAAAGGCTCAAGTGCGGACACCAGCATCTTCAATTATATATTTTCTGAATGGCTGCCCGCGTCGGGTTACCTATTAGATGACCGCCCGCATTTTGAAGTATTGGGTGAAAAGTATAAAAATAATGATCCGGAATCAGAAGAAGAGATATGGATACCCGTAAAGCCAAAACCCGGTTATGATAACATTTGA
- a CDS encoding DUF4859 domain-containing protein translates to MMTLAQRINPGNYLAWLKTLLCLLVIFSLFLGSCKKAQRGDEQPAPEPAKKDTLAIYTPQEFKDNDFNNPASKWAYKRSRQSEHFIVFWDAKYGANDPNAAAVPEQYRVDINDLLLKAEGFYKLNINTLKFAEVGNGKSNLDKYKMMIFLYYQDEWLATGSGYDDVIGALWISPNTVKPVGSTLAHEIGHSFQYQVRCDKGGAFGFRYGFGGKPGNGFWEQTAQWQAFQSYPEEAFSSYDFGVYMDNCHRHFHHEAQRYASYFLQTYWASKHGIEIVGRIWREALQPEDGIQAYMRLTGINNKQLNDEVYDAAAHFATWDIDAIRDIGAGYIGQQPYEFDKLSDGSFQVKYSRCPGTTGFNIVPVKVPAGGNIIKAAFTGLANAGGYNQVDAAKAGWRYGFVALLNNGTRVYGTMFENKSGDANFTVPANCSKLWFIVTGAPTTYAQHGWDDDNSNDEQWPYKIKFTNTTLLNDIEIPTGSTPKDVTFNIDVTVPYDTENYSRSTVTPDLEKLAQAFVLTPAQITQGLANKTIKFYAVESNGTLNAQTTANGYGHWFNAAGNVIGWGGDARVFSEMNADKFTFDIGQFPKQVVLNDKFNISQALVYEYATDKTVTATFKFAVTVK, encoded by the coding sequence ATGATGACGTTAGCGCAAAGGATCAACCCCGGGAATTACCTCGCTTGGCTTAAAACATTACTCTGCCTGTTGGTAATATTCAGCTTGTTTTTGGGCAGTTGTAAAAAAGCACAGCGCGGGGATGAGCAGCCCGCGCCGGAGCCGGCAAAAAAGGACACGCTGGCTATTTACACGCCGCAGGAATTTAAAGACAACGACTTTAATAATCCGGCAAGTAAATGGGCTTACAAGCGCAGCCGCCAGTCAGAACATTTCATAGTTTTTTGGGACGCTAAGTACGGGGCGAATGACCCGAACGCTGCTGCAGTGCCCGAGCAATACCGTGTAGATATTAATGACTTGTTGCTAAAGGCCGAAGGTTTTTACAAGCTCAATATCAATACGCTTAAGTTTGCCGAGGTAGGCAATGGTAAATCTAACCTGGATAAATACAAGATGATGATCTTTTTGTATTACCAGGATGAGTGGCTGGCAACAGGCTCCGGGTATGACGATGTGATAGGCGCGCTATGGATAAGCCCCAATACAGTAAAGCCGGTAGGCTCTACGCTGGCGCACGAGATAGGCCATAGTTTTCAATACCAGGTACGTTGTGACAAGGGCGGAGCATTCGGCTTCAGGTATGGGTTCGGCGGTAAGCCGGGCAATGGTTTTTGGGAACAAACCGCGCAATGGCAGGCTTTTCAAAGCTATCCGGAAGAAGCTTTTAGCTCCTATGATTTTGGTGTGTACATGGATAATTGCCATCGTCACTTTCATCATGAAGCACAACGTTACGCGAGTTACTTTCTGCAAACCTATTGGGCATCAAAACACGGTATTGAAATTGTTGGCCGCATTTGGCGCGAGGCCTTGCAGCCCGAGGATGGCATACAGGCCTATATGCGTTTAACCGGCATCAATAATAAACAGCTTAATGATGAAGTGTACGATGCCGCCGCCCATTTTGCCACCTGGGATATTGACGCGATAAGAGACATCGGCGCCGGTTACATAGGGCAGCAACCGTATGAGTTTGACAAGCTGAGCGATGGTAGTTTCCAGGTAAAATATTCGCGTTGCCCGGGTACTACAGGCTTTAATATAGTACCTGTTAAAGTTCCCGCAGGCGGAAACATAATAAAAGCCGCCTTTACCGGTTTGGCCAATGCCGGCGGTTATAACCAGGTTGATGCCGCCAAAGCCGGTTGGCGATATGGTTTTGTTGCCTTACTAAACAATGGTACACGCGTATATGGCACCATGTTCGAAAATAAAAGCGGTGATGCCAACTTTACAGTACCAGCCAATTGCAGCAAACTATGGTTTATAGTAACCGGCGCCCCCACAACGTATGCCCAGCACGGTTGGGATGATGATAACAGCAACGATGAGCAATGGCCATATAAGATTAAATTTACCAACACCACATTGTTAAATGATATTGAGATTCCAACGGGATCAACGCCTAAGGATGTTACTTTTAATATAGATGTTACCGTACCTTACGATACCGAGAACTACAGTCGCAGCACCGTAACTCCTGATCTGGAAAAACTTGCGCAGGCCTTTGTGCTTACTCCGGCACAGATAACGCAAGGATTAGCCAATAAAACCATTAAGTTTTACGCGGTTGAAAGTAACGGTACGCTTAACGCGCAAACTACAGCCAATGGTTACGGCCACTGGTTTAACGCCGCCGGTAATGTTATTGGCTGGGGAGGCGATGCCCGGGTATTCTCAGAAATGAATGCCGATAAGTTTACTTTCGATATAGGGCAATTCCCGAAACAAGTGGTGCTAAACGATAAATTTAACATTAGCCAGGCGCTGGTTTATGAATATGCAACAGATAAAACTGTAACAGCTACCTTTAAATTTGCCGTAACTGTTAAATAA
- a CDS encoding nuclear transport factor 2 family protein → MKTLKSILLGLALIITSNFVKADDIAKLTKDYAVNSYIEAVAHGKLDGFAQVLDNGVKFSMMRGQKSLNFSKTEMLNFLKSTKNTDQECKVNTSTVESNGEVAIVKVDLEYDGFTRSNLVTITNTGNGWKITSVHSTFKA, encoded by the coding sequence ATGAAAACCTTAAAATCAATCCTGTTAGGCTTAGCATTAATCATAACCTCAAACTTTGTAAAAGCCGACGACATCGCTAAATTAACAAAAGATTACGCTGTTAACTCATACATTGAAGCCGTTGCGCATGGTAAACTTGATGGCTTTGCCCAGGTGCTTGACAATGGTGTTAAATTCAGCATGATGCGTGGCCAAAAAAGCCTCAACTTCAGCAAAACTGAAATGTTGAACTTCCTGAAATCAACCAAAAATACTGATCAGGAATGTAAAGTAAATACTTCAACAGTTGAAAGTAACGGCGAGGTTGCCATCGTAAAAGTTGACCTGGAGTATGACGGTTTTACCCGCAGTAACCTGGTAACAATCACCAACACCGGTAACGGCTGGAAAATTACCAGTGTGCACTCAACCTTTAAAGCATAA
- a CDS encoding ABC transporter transmembrane domain-containing protein, translating to MKKKKIINAPTPWQRLVRLLHYERSTINYIFIYALLIGLIGLTLPLGTTAVFNLLSNGAMYSSTYLLITVVLVGVIIGGALLIGQLTLVEFLEQKIFTRTSMEFAYRLPRIKKQELEGEHVPELVNRFFDILTIQKGLTKLLVDIVASSVQIFFSAVLLTFYHPVFFVFGFLAIGAIVATVLLYYRRGVDTSIEESEHKYELVAHLEEVAGDLDNYRGNKLMMDKVVKTTDEINAKYLMARNDHFSVLRKFFVSAVALRTVLMGALLLLGSFFVVERQMTFGQFVAAEVIVVQISYAVEKLMTNLNTLFDMVTGSEKLAVVTDMELEEEN from the coding sequence ATGAAAAAGAAAAAAATCATTAATGCCCCTACTCCTTGGCAACGGCTTGTTAGACTGTTACATTACGAGCGGTCAACCATCAACTATATTTTTATTTACGCGCTGCTGATTGGTTTAATTGGCCTTACCTTGCCGCTTGGCACAACGGCTGTATTCAACCTACTCTCAAACGGCGCTATGTATAGCTCTACCTACCTGCTGATAACCGTGGTGCTTGTTGGCGTAATTATTGGCGGCGCGCTGCTGATAGGCCAACTCACGCTGGTTGAATTTCTGGAACAAAAAATATTTACACGTACATCAATGGAGTTTGCCTACAGGCTGCCGCGAATAAAAAAGCAGGAACTGGAAGGAGAACATGTACCAGAACTGGTTAACCGCTTTTTTGATATTTTAACTATACAAAAAGGCCTTACCAAGTTGCTGGTTGATATTGTTGCCTCATCAGTGCAGATATTTTTTAGCGCTGTACTGCTTACGTTTTATCACCCGGTTTTCTTTGTTTTTGGCTTTTTGGCCATAGGAGCTATAGTAGCTACTGTATTACTTTACTATCGCCGGGGTGTTGATACGAGTATTGAAGAGTCGGAGCATAAATATGAACTGGTTGCCCATCTGGAGGAAGTAGCAGGCGACCTTGATAATTATAGGGGCAATAAATTAATGATGGATAAAGTAGTTAAAACTACCGACGAAATAAACGCAAAATACCTGATGGCCCGTAACGATCACTTTAGCGTGCTGCGGAAATTTTTTGTTAGCGCCGTTGCCCTGCGCACGGTGCTGATGGGCGCGCTGCTGCTGCTGGGATCATTCTTTGTGGTTGAAAGACAGATGACCTTTGGGCAGTTCGTAGCAGCTGAGGTAATTGTTGTACAAATTAGCTACGCGGTTGAAAAATTAATGACCAACCTGAACACATTGTTTGACATGGTTACCGGCAGTGAAAAACTTGCCGTAGTTACCGATATGGAATTGGAGGAGGAAAACTAA
- a CDS encoding TolC family protein, which yields MNFRRYIAGLLMLISALGAMAQPRAATDTGKIFSLDDLEEIVFRNHPIVKQAALLSEAAKANVLQSSGYFDPAIKASFGRKLFGNTEYYNNWNSELKVPLYVAGADLKVGYDRSVGTYTNPETRTPLSGLTGVGLTIPLGQGLLIDERRSTLQQAKVMVNYAEAEKVKQINSVWYAAAKDYWAWYYAYREYLLLREGVTLAEKRFEAVRRQTLIGDKPPIDSVEASITVQERQIQLAKSTISLQNSALILSNHLWNAEGIPLELPPNAVPQPVNNNITLPENALLENLLGQAEQQHPELLKLRAKNAQLDIDRRYRQEMLKPKINVSGSLLSTRRDFNSYVPDYYDFNWSNYKVGIEFAFPLFLRKERGKLREVKIKQQQLNYDLQQYGREISNNIRSSYNDLNAYRSQLVVQVQSINNQQTLLTGELQKFDLGESTLFLINSRESKLIDMKIKRESMVAGYQKTLAELYYKAGTTQTATGQ from the coding sequence ATGAATTTTAGAAGATACATAGCCGGACTGCTGATGCTCATTAGCGCGCTTGGCGCTATGGCACAGCCAAGGGCAGCAACTGATACCGGGAAGATTTTCTCGCTTGATGACCTGGAGGAGATCGTTTTTCGCAATCACCCGATAGTAAAACAGGCCGCATTGCTAAGTGAGGCTGCAAAAGCGAACGTGCTACAGTCATCCGGATATTTTGACCCGGCAATTAAAGCCTCATTTGGTCGTAAGCTTTTTGGAAATACTGAGTATTATAATAACTGGAACAGCGAGCTTAAGGTACCTCTGTACGTAGCCGGCGCCGATTTAAAAGTTGGGTATGACCGCAGCGTGGGTACCTATACCAATCCGGAAACACGCACACCACTTTCGGGGCTAACAGGCGTGGGCCTTACCATACCCCTGGGGCAGGGTTTGCTTATTGACGAACGCCGTAGCACCCTGCAACAGGCCAAGGTTATGGTTAATTATGCCGAGGCTGAAAAGGTTAAACAGATAAACAGCGTATGGTACGCCGCTGCCAAGGATTACTGGGCCTGGTACTATGCCTATCGCGAATACCTGTTATTGAGAGAGGGCGTAACGCTTGCCGAGAAACGTTTTGAAGCCGTTAGGCGGCAAACTTTAATTGGCGATAAACCGCCTATCGACTCGGTAGAAGCGAGTATTACGGTGCAGGAGCGGCAGATACAACTTGCAAAAAGTACTATTTCCCTGCAAAACTCGGCTTTAATACTATCAAACCACCTATGGAATGCCGAAGGCATACCGCTTGAACTACCACCTAATGCGGTACCGCAGCCGGTAAATAATAATATTACATTGCCGGAGAACGCTTTGCTGGAGAACCTGCTGGGGCAGGCCGAGCAGCAACACCCCGAACTGTTAAAGCTACGGGCTAAAAACGCGCAACTTGATATTGACAGGCGCTACCGTCAGGAGATGCTCAAACCCAAGATCAACGTTAGTGGCTCACTCCTATCCACCCGGCGCGATTTTAACAGTTACGTGCCCGATTATTATGATTTTAACTGGAGCAATTATAAGGTAGGTATTGAATTTGCCTTCCCTTTGTTTTTACGTAAGGAACGTGGTAAGTTACGCGAGGTTAAAATTAAGCAGCAACAACTAAATTATGACCTGCAACAGTATGGCCGTGAAATAAGTAACAATATCCGATCGTCATATAACGATCTGAACGCTTACCGCTCGCAATTAGTGGTGCAAGTGCAAAGCATCAACAATCAGCAAACGCTGTTAACCGGTGAGCTGCAGAAGTTTGATTTGGGTGAGAGTACCTTGTTCCTGATCAACAGTCGCGAAAGCAAGCTGATTGATATGAAAATAAAGCGGGAGAGTATGGTAGCCGGCTATCAGAAAACCCTGGCCGAGCTTTACTATAAAGCCGGTACCACGCAAACGGCTACCGGGCAATAG
- a CDS encoding HlyD family secretion protein, with the protein MASASHNTAHIEEMEALAQQSRTKLISIKGSRTLGRIMTVCLIVFIIILLLPWRQTIPGRGTVTALRPEDRPQTVQNQIGGRIERWTVRDGQEVKKGDTILVISETSQSYFDPELPLRLKEQLEAKQNSEKAAVQKIDATEAQIKALTNGLRFQLSAAENKVRQAENYVKMDSADLVAVTNYYETSKARLARYEKGFKDGLFSLTDIETRRLKLQEDRAKVVGQQNKLNNSTQALLNARIDLDNIRAKYQETLAKTQSDLSSALSSRASVRGEIAKLRNDIANIDVRRGHYIVRAPQDGYVVKTLKAGIGENIKDGESVVTLQPLHPQVAAELYVNAMDVPLILDTSDVRLQFEGWPSVQFSGWPSVAVGTFAGKVWAIDRVSSNGGKYRVLIRPANPVPTKDEPWPIQLRQGSGVYGRIILRSVPVWYEIWRQLNGFPPSLEKEPKDNETAAEKSK; encoded by the coding sequence ATGGCATCTGCATCACATAACACCGCCCATATTGAGGAGATGGAGGCTTTGGCCCAGCAATCCCGCACAAAACTGATCAGCATTAAAGGTTCACGAACTTTAGGGCGTATTATGACGGTTTGCCTTATTGTTTTCATTATTATATTATTACTGCCCTGGCGGCAAACCATACCCGGCCGTGGTACTGTAACCGCACTGAGGCCGGAAGACCGCCCGCAAACCGTACAAAACCAAATTGGCGGCCGTATTGAACGCTGGACTGTGCGCGACGGGCAGGAAGTGAAAAAAGGCGACACCATCCTCGTAATATCCGAAACCAGCCAATCGTACTTTGACCCTGAACTTCCGCTTAGGCTGAAGGAACAACTGGAAGCCAAACAAAACAGCGAAAAAGCGGCCGTACAAAAAATAGACGCTACCGAAGCGCAGATAAAGGCGCTTACCAACGGCTTGCGCTTTCAGTTATCCGCTGCGGAAAACAAGGTACGCCAGGCAGAAAACTATGTAAAGATGGACAGCGCCGACCTGGTAGCGGTAACCAACTACTACGAAACTTCAAAGGCAAGGCTTGCGCGTTACGAAAAGGGTTTTAAAGACGGCTTGTTCTCATTAACCGACATTGAAACGCGCCGCTTAAAGCTTCAGGAAGACCGCGCGAAAGTGGTTGGGCAGCAAAACAAGCTCAACAATTCAACCCAGGCGTTGCTTAACGCACGTATCGACCTGGATAACATCCGCGCCAAGTACCAGGAAACCCTGGCCAAAACACAGTCTGACCTGAGTTCGGCGTTATCAAGCCGTGCCAGCGTGCGCGGCGAAATAGCTAAGTTGCGTAATGATATCGCTAATATAGATGTGCGGCGCGGACACTACATCGTACGCGCCCCTCAGGACGGCTATGTGGTAAAAACGCTTAAAGCCGGTATAGGCGAAAATATTAAGGACGGCGAATCAGTAGTTACCCTGCAACCCCTGCATCCGCAGGTAGCGGCCGAGCTGTATGTTAACGCGATGGACGTTCCGCTGATTTTAGATACGAGCGATGTACGCCTGCAGTTTGAAGGCTGGCCATCGGTGCAGTTTTCGGGTTGGCCATCAGTTGCCGTAGGCACATTTGCAGGTAAGGTTTGGGCTATTGACCGCGTGAGCAGCAACGGCGGTAAGTACCGGGTGCTGATCAGGCCAGCAAATCCTGTACCTACGAAAGACGAACCATGGCCAATACAATTAAGGCAGGGTTCGGGTGTGTATGGGCGTATCATTTTACGCTCGGTACCGGTATGGTATGAAATATGGCGACAGCTGAACGGTTTCCCGCCAAGCTTGGAAAAAGAACCCAAGGACAATGAAACAGCAGCAGAAAAATCAAAATAA
- a CDS encoding YdeI/OmpD-associated family protein, giving the protein MITFETIILQFAENGDKTGWTYIDIPAHIAAEIKPGHKRSFRVRGLLDGFAIAGAALLPAGEGNFILPINGQMRKGTRKGEGAMLHVQLEDDKDFKVEIPDDLTECLEYEPEAANYFYGLTPSHRGYFVKWIDSAKTQPTRDKRIALTVNALVNRWDYGQMLRASRKE; this is encoded by the coding sequence ATGATAACATTTGAAACCATTATATTACAGTTTGCCGAGAATGGCGATAAAACCGGCTGGACTTATATTGATATACCCGCCCACATTGCGGCCGAAATTAAGCCCGGCCATAAACGGTCATTCCGCGTGCGGGGTTTGTTGGATGGCTTTGCCATTGCCGGTGCAGCCCTGCTGCCGGCCGGCGAAGGTAATTTTATATTACCCATAAACGGACAAATGCGAAAAGGTACCCGAAAGGGCGAGGGTGCCATGTTGCATGTGCAGTTAGAAGATGATAAGGATTTTAAGGTTGAGATACCCGATGATTTAACCGAATGCCTGGAATATGAACCTGAGGCAGCTAATTACTTTTACGGGCTCACACCATCGCACCGCGGCTATTTTGTTAAATGGATTGACAGTGCCAAAACCCAGCCCACGCGCGATAAGCGCATTGCGTTAACTGTAAACGCCCTCGTAAACCGGTGGGATTACGGCCAAATGCTGCGCGCATCCCGCAAGGAATAA